A genomic window from Phycisphaerales bacterium includes:
- a CDS encoding glycoside hydrolase family 57 protein has protein sequence MTSVCFYFQVHQPHRLRRYSVFDNDPFYFDDAKNAQICRKVADKCYRPTTQLILDLVRRHKGNFRVSYAITGTVLDQLEQWAPDVIKVFQDLAATGCCEFVGETYFHSLSYLYSKREFDEQVLMHTRRIQQLFGQTPQVFRNTELIYNNDLAWHVSQMQDEKGERRFKGQICEGVDRHLGYRSPNYVYTPPGGAVGKDNKPFGLLLKNYRLSDDIAFRFSNRGWAEWPLSAEKFATWVNHINGDGFLCNLFMDYETFGEHQWADTGIFQFLSALPEKVFDVAPGQNHFITPSMALDQFKPVGEYDVHDFISWADTERDLTAWRGNAMQNNALEETFKLEAPIKHAYEQAQRSGDPQRTTDAAHLLNDWRKLTTSDHFYYMCTKYFADGDVHKYFNPYDSPYDSYINFMNVLDNVRTRLANLTATGPKSPAMAR, from the coding sequence ATGACCAGCGTCTGCTTCTACTTTCAGGTCCACCAGCCCCACCGCCTCCGCCGCTACTCGGTCTTCGACAACGACCCCTTCTACTTCGACGACGCCAAGAACGCGCAGATCTGCCGAAAGGTGGCCGACAAGTGCTACCGGCCGACCACCCAGCTCATCCTCGACCTGGTGCGTCGGCACAAGGGGAACTTTCGGGTCAGCTATGCGATCACGGGGACGGTGCTGGACCAGCTGGAGCAGTGGGCGCCCGACGTCATCAAGGTCTTCCAGGACCTCGCCGCCACCGGCTGCTGCGAGTTCGTGGGCGAGACCTACTTCCACTCGCTTTCTTACCTCTACTCCAAGCGCGAGTTCGACGAGCAGGTGCTGATGCACACCCGCCGCATCCAGCAGCTCTTCGGCCAGACGCCGCAGGTCTTCCGCAACACCGAGCTCATCTACAACAACGACCTCGCCTGGCACGTCTCGCAGATGCAGGACGAGAAGGGCGAGCGGCGCTTCAAGGGCCAGATCTGCGAGGGTGTCGACCGCCACCTGGGCTACCGCTCGCCCAACTACGTCTACACGCCCCCCGGCGGGGCCGTGGGCAAGGACAACAAGCCCTTCGGCCTGCTCCTGAAAAACTACCGCCTCTCCGACGACATCGCCTTCCGCTTCAGTAACCGCGGCTGGGCCGAGTGGCCGCTCTCGGCCGAGAAGTTCGCCACGTGGGTCAACCACATCAACGGCGACGGCTTCCTCTGCAACCTCTTCATGGACTACGAGACCTTCGGCGAGCACCAGTGGGCCGACACCGGCATCTTCCAGTTCCTCTCCGCCCTCCCCGAGAAGGTCTTCGACGTCGCCCCCGGGCAGAACCACTTTATCACCCCCAGCATGGCCCTGGACCAGTTCAAGCCCGTTGGCGAGTACGACGTCCACGACTTCATCTCCTGGGCCGACACCGAGCGCGACCTCACCGCCTGGCGCGGCAACGCCATGCAGAACAACGCCCTCGAAGAGACCTTCAAGCTCGAGGCCCCCATCAAGCACGCGTACGAGCAGGCCCAGCGCAGCGGCGACCCCCAGCGCACCACCGACGCCGCCCACCTCCTTAACGACTGGCGCAAGCTCACCACCTCCGATCACTTCTACTACATGTGCACCAAGTACTTCGCCGACGGGGACGTGCACAAGTACTTCAACCCCTACGACTCGCCGTACGACAGCTACATCAACTTCATGAACGTGCTGGACAACGTCCGCACGCGGCTGGCGAACCTGACCGCTACGGGCCCGAAGTCGCCGGCGATGGCGCGGTGA
- a CDS encoding branched-chain amino acid ABC transporter permease: MSTLSAQADALRPSAAASAAKGLWPYVAAVGVALLVQAVLKPALGAYDAILMLNVGIAVILAVSLNIVNGFTGQFSIGHAGFLAVGGYVSGAVTYYGSMLAWGNADARGGVLSGMPRSIEGLPLLTGAELMFFAAVVVGGLAAGLVGFLVGLPSLRLKGDYLAIVTLGFGEIVRVMIQNTQPVIKTAAAVREAPFYLLPVSVGQSLGFGDIPKYNSLFWVYLVVCVTLIVAFRLKTSTFGRAFLSIRENEIAAEAMGVNTTRFKVWAFVIAAFFAGMAGGLYAHTLGVSLSPVDAGFQKSFDIIIMVVLGGLGSISGATLAAVIVTLLPEYLRGFIVELGTVLWVVGAVMAVSSVAKLGYLKKNARPLPGRTIGVAVVGGLLVVAGLGGPAVLPKSIGSEVNLGDFRMIIYALMLILMMIFRPQGLFGVHEVWERSTWGWLTRRFGKRGGA; encoded by the coding sequence GTGAGCACGCTGAGCGCCCAGGCTGATGCCTTGAGACCCTCCGCGGCGGCGAGCGCGGCGAAGGGGCTGTGGCCGTACGTGGCGGCGGTGGGGGTGGCGCTGCTGGTGCAGGCGGTGCTGAAGCCGGCGCTGGGGGCGTACGACGCGATCCTGATGCTGAACGTGGGGATCGCGGTGATCCTGGCCGTGTCGCTGAACATCGTGAACGGGTTCACGGGGCAGTTCAGCATCGGGCACGCGGGGTTCCTGGCGGTGGGCGGGTACGTGTCGGGGGCGGTGACGTACTACGGGTCGATGCTGGCGTGGGGGAACGCGGATGCGCGCGGCGGTGTGCTGAGCGGGATGCCGCGGAGCATCGAGGGGCTGCCGCTGCTGACAGGCGCGGAGCTGATGTTCTTCGCGGCGGTGGTGGTGGGTGGGCTGGCGGCGGGGCTGGTGGGGTTCCTGGTGGGGCTGCCGAGTTTGAGATTGAAGGGCGACTACCTCGCGATCGTGACGCTGGGGTTCGGCGAGATCGTGCGGGTGATGATCCAGAACACGCAGCCGGTGATCAAGACGGCCGCGGCGGTGCGGGAGGCGCCGTTCTATCTGCTGCCGGTGTCGGTGGGGCAGAGCCTGGGGTTCGGGGACATCCCCAAGTACAACAGCTTGTTCTGGGTGTACCTGGTCGTGTGCGTGACGCTGATCGTGGCGTTCCGGCTGAAGACGAGCACGTTCGGGCGGGCGTTTCTGTCGATCCGCGAGAACGAGATCGCTGCGGAGGCGATGGGCGTCAACACGACACGGTTCAAGGTGTGGGCGTTCGTGATCGCGGCGTTCTTCGCGGGGATGGCGGGCGGGCTGTACGCGCACACGCTGGGCGTGTCGCTGTCCCCGGTGGACGCGGGGTTCCAGAAGAGCTTCGACATCATCATCATGGTGGTGCTGGGTGGGCTGGGGTCGATCTCGGGGGCGACGCTGGCGGCGGTGATCGTGACGCTGCTGCCGGAGTACCTGCGCGGGTTCATCGTGGAGCTGGGGACGGTGCTGTGGGTGGTGGGCGCGGTGATGGCGGTGTCGAGCGTGGCGAAGCTCGGGTACCTCAAGAAGAACGCGCGGCCGCTGCCGGGGCGGACGATCGGCGTGGCGGTGGTGGGGGGGCTGCTGGTAGTTGCGGGGTTGGGAGGCCCGGCGGTGCTGCCTAAGAGCATCGGGTCGGAGGTCAACCTGGGTGACTTCCGGATGATCATCTACGCGCTGATGCTGATCCTGATGATGATCTTCCGGCCGCAGGGGCTGTTCGGCGTGCACGAGGTGTGGGAGCGGTCAACGTGGGGGTGGCTGACGCGCCGGTTCGGGAAGCGGGGTGGCGCGTGA
- a CDS encoding sigma-70 family RNA polymerase sigma factor: MDPLLSRALEGDQKALADVLTRDGVFARRALHDAIPAKYQSLLSLDDVMQQAYAEAVVALPRFEDRGQGSFAAWLTQLARCTLLDAVRMLDADKRGGGRVRVEVHSRENSCANLFDMLSQTFATPSRHAARHEAVNAVLAAIDQLPDAQRQVVEMYDLQGKPASEVAAALNRSEGAVYLLRVRAHRRLAETMGAPANYLTRQ, translated from the coding sequence GTGGACCCCCTCCTCTCCCGCGCTCTCGAGGGCGATCAGAAGGCTCTCGCCGACGTCCTCACCCGAGACGGCGTGTTCGCACGGCGCGCCCTCCACGACGCCATCCCCGCCAAGTACCAGTCCCTTCTCTCCCTGGACGACGTCATGCAGCAGGCCTACGCCGAGGCCGTGGTCGCCCTTCCGCGCTTCGAGGACCGCGGCCAGGGCTCCTTTGCCGCGTGGCTCACCCAACTCGCCCGCTGCACCCTCCTGGACGCCGTGCGCATGCTGGACGCGGACAAACGCGGCGGCGGGCGCGTCCGCGTCGAGGTACACTCGCGCGAGAACTCCTGCGCCAACCTGTTCGACATGCTCTCGCAGACCTTCGCCACCCCCAGCCGGCACGCGGCCCGGCACGAAGCTGTCAACGCCGTGCTTGCCGCCATCGATCAGCTCCCCGATGCCCAGCGTCAGGTCGTCGAGATGTACGACCTCCAGGGCAAGCCGGCGTCAGAGGTCGCCGCCGCGCTCAACCGCAGCGAAGGCGCCGTCTACCTCCTCCGCGTCCGCGCCCACCGGCGGCTGGCGGAGACCATGGGGGCACCCGCGAACTACCTCACCCGCCAGTAG
- the radA gene encoding DNA repair protein RadA — protein sequence MAKARRVFVCRSCGGAQARWMGKCPDCGAWDSLEEQTIDPAMSKDTQKGLVAAWGELSEGAAGGGGAGGVITGTAVARPISEVTSDDAPAARLPSGINEFDRVLGGEGVKGLVPGSAVLIGGEPGIGKSTLLLQAAGAWARTARVLYVSSEESAAQVAMRMRRLSDAGTEAALGRSPGSTRGKQTDTPSSANLFVLSDTNLARIVEQTRKVAPAVLIIDSIQMIYNPTLPAGPGSVTQLRRCCSELVYLAKLSGIAVVLVGHVTKDGQLAGPRLLEHLVDAVLSFDGDRHHSHRIVRAVKNRFGATLELGLFEMTGSGLREVPEGGHVSAMANAEPRPGSAVCPVITGTRCLMVEVQALTATGFLGAAKRKSSGLDGNRLAMLIAVLEQHAGLRLADRDVFASSVGGVKVVEPASDLAVLLAIAGAHYRRSLPGATAAVGEVGLGGEIRAVTQLEQRIREAARLGYKQLLVPAGVKVPKVAGIELVAVKNVDDAIQQLA from the coding sequence ATGGCGAAGGCTCGGCGTGTGTTCGTGTGTCGGTCGTGCGGCGGGGCGCAGGCGCGGTGGATGGGCAAGTGCCCAGACTGTGGCGCGTGGGACTCGCTGGAAGAGCAGACCATCGACCCCGCGATGTCCAAAGACACGCAGAAGGGCTTGGTGGCCGCTTGGGGCGAGCTGAGCGAAGGGGCCGCGGGCGGGGGAGGCGCGGGGGGCGTGATCACCGGCACGGCCGTGGCCCGCCCCATCTCCGAGGTGACCTCCGATGACGCCCCCGCCGCCCGCCTGCCCTCGGGCATCAACGAGTTCGACCGCGTGCTGGGGGGGGAGGGCGTGAAAGGCCTGGTGCCGGGCTCCGCGGTGCTGATCGGCGGCGAGCCGGGCATCGGCAAGAGCACGCTGCTGCTCCAGGCCGCGGGGGCATGGGCGAGGACAGCCAGGGTCCTCTACGTCAGCAGCGAGGAGTCGGCGGCGCAGGTTGCCATGCGGATGCGGCGGCTCAGCGACGCCGGGACTGAGGCCGCTCTGGGCCGAAGTCCCGGGTCAACCCGCGGCAAGCAGACGGATACGCCATCGAGCGCCAACCTCTTCGTCCTCAGCGACACCAACCTCGCCCGCATCGTCGAGCAGACGCGCAAGGTCGCGCCCGCGGTGCTGATCATCGACTCCATCCAGATGATCTATAACCCCACGCTCCCCGCCGGCCCCGGCAGCGTGACGCAGCTGCGCCGCTGCTGCTCGGAGCTGGTGTACCTCGCCAAGCTCAGCGGCATCGCCGTGGTGCTCGTCGGGCACGTCACCAAGGATGGCCAGCTCGCGGGGCCACGGTTGCTCGAGCACCTGGTTGACGCCGTGCTCTCCTTTGACGGCGACCGCCACCACAGCCACCGCATCGTGCGGGCGGTCAAGAACCGCTTCGGCGCCACCTTGGAGCTGGGCCTCTTCGAGATGACCGGCAGCGGCCTGCGCGAGGTGCCCGAGGGCGGGCACGTGTCCGCCATGGCCAACGCCGAGCCCCGCCCGGGCTCCGCGGTGTGCCCCGTGATTACCGGCACCCGCTGCCTCATGGTCGAGGTGCAGGCCCTCACCGCGACCGGCTTCCTGGGCGCCGCCAAGCGCAAGTCCTCGGGCCTGGACGGCAACCGCCTCGCGATGCTCATCGCCGTGCTCGAGCAGCACGCGGGCCTCCGGCTGGCGGACCGCGACGTGTTCGCCAGCAGCGTGGGCGGCGTCAAGGTTGTGGAACCCGCGAGCGACCTGGCCGTGCTGCTGGCGATCGCCGGCGCCCACTACCGCCGTTCGCTCCCCGGCGCCACCGCGGCGGTTGGGGAGGTGGGCCTGGGCGGGGAGATCCGGGCAGTCACCCAGCTCGAGCAGCGCATCCGCGAAGCGGCGCGCCTCGGGTACAAGCAGCTACTGGTCCCCGCGGGGGTGAAAGTGCCAAAGGTCGCCGGAATCGAGCTGGTGGCGGTGAAGAACGTCGACGATGCCATTCAACAGCTCGCGTGA
- a CDS encoding thioesterase family protein: MRNAPDTRPNDNALTPTRILRDAAHRLRVRYCECDPMGVAHHSSYVAWLEIGRTELLRDCGVSYADLEKAGTFLVVVRLDVRYRRPVRYDDLVEVRTYWKGGSKVKVEHEYEVVVVERGGQACEELAGAASTTLACVDGEGRVRVLPEWLVTG, from the coding sequence ATGAGGAACGCGCCAGACACCCGCCCGAACGACAACGCCCTGACGCCCACGCGCATTCTCCGCGACGCCGCCCACCGGCTGCGGGTCCGGTACTGCGAGTGCGACCCGATGGGCGTCGCCCACCACTCGTCGTACGTGGCGTGGCTGGAGATCGGGCGGACCGAGCTGCTCCGCGACTGCGGCGTGTCGTACGCGGACCTTGAGAAGGCCGGCACGTTCCTGGTCGTGGTCAGGCTCGACGTCCGCTACCGCCGCCCTGTTCGCTACGACGACCTTGTGGAGGTCCGCACGTACTGGAAGGGTGGGAGCAAGGTGAAGGTCGAGCACGAATACGAGGTGGTCGTGGTCGAGCGCGGCGGGCAGGCCTGCGAGGAGCTGGCGGGCGCAGCGAGCACGACACTGGCGTGCGTGGACGGTGAAGGCAGGGTGCGGGTGCTGCCGGAGTGGCTGGTGACCGGGTGA
- a CDS encoding branched-chain amino acid ABC transporter permease has product MDQLLQTLKDGVSLGSLYALIALGYTMVYGILKFINFAHSDVVVLGAWLSLVIATKLEPMVSGADGTPWWLGGVVLVLAMAACGAIGFTIERLAYKPLRNAPRLNVLITAIGVSLFLQNLGQLPQVFGTSPRAFPRLIEDSALVSIGNVNINVLDVVGVGTAVALMFGLDWLIFHTKFGRAMRAVSFDVRNAALMGIPVNRVISITFVAGAMLAAAGGFIWALKYANIKQTADTSWTLLGLKAFVAAVVGGIGNIRGAMLGGLAIGLLENFGSAYLSSSMTDVYVFALLILVLLVRPGGILGVAAVEKV; this is encoded by the coding sequence GTGGATCAACTGCTCCAGACTTTGAAGGACGGCGTCTCCCTCGGCAGCCTGTACGCGCTGATTGCGCTGGGCTACACGATGGTGTACGGCATCCTCAAGTTCATCAACTTCGCGCACAGCGACGTGGTGGTGCTGGGTGCGTGGCTGTCGCTGGTGATCGCGACCAAGCTCGAGCCGATGGTGAGTGGCGCGGATGGAACGCCGTGGTGGCTGGGCGGGGTGGTGCTGGTGCTGGCGATGGCGGCGTGCGGGGCGATCGGGTTCACGATCGAGCGGCTGGCGTACAAACCTTTGCGTAACGCGCCGCGCCTGAACGTGCTGATCACGGCCATCGGTGTGTCGCTGTTCCTGCAGAACCTGGGGCAGCTGCCGCAGGTTTTCGGGACGAGCCCGCGGGCGTTCCCGCGCCTGATCGAGGACTCCGCGCTGGTGTCGATCGGGAATGTGAATATTAACGTGCTGGACGTGGTGGGCGTGGGCACGGCCGTGGCGCTGATGTTCGGCTTGGACTGGCTGATCTTCCACACCAAGTTCGGGCGGGCGATGCGGGCGGTGAGCTTCGACGTGCGGAACGCGGCGTTGATGGGGATCCCGGTGAACCGCGTCATCAGCATTACGTTCGTGGCGGGGGCGATGCTGGCCGCGGCGGGTGGGTTTATCTGGGCGCTCAAGTACGCGAACATCAAGCAGACGGCGGACACGAGCTGGACGCTGCTGGGGCTGAAGGCGTTCGTGGCGGCGGTGGTGGGGGGGATCGGGAATATCCGCGGCGCGATGCTGGGGGGGCTGGCGATCGGGCTCCTGGAGAACTTCGGGAGCGCGTACCTGTCGTCGAGCATGACGGACGTGTACGTGTTTGCGCTCTTGATCCTGGTGCTGCTGGTGCGCCCGGGCGGGATTCTGGGAGTGGCCGCGGTGGAGAAGGTGTGA
- a CDS encoding ABC transporter ATP-binding protein → MTAASAAANAILSASGVSKSFGGLKAVQNFALAIPEGGLHGLIGPNGAGKTTVFNLLTGVYKPDTGTVRLGGQEIQGLRPFRIAEAGMARTFQNIRLFGELSVLENVKLASHVRVRHSMFGAVLRSPLHVGEERAITQRSMELLKVFALEGRAEEQARNLPYGDQRKLEIARALATNPKVLLLDEPAAGMNTREKADLRGLIRQVREQFKVTILLIEHDMGLVMDVCERITVLDYGVVIAEGTPAEVQVNPKVIQAYLGSTEEEAAEEARKEREHAGVVHTPRSAGPVTEAMSPRKTAEQQGRGE, encoded by the coding sequence GTGACTGCTGCGAGCGCGGCTGCCAATGCGATCCTGAGCGCATCGGGCGTGAGCAAGAGCTTCGGCGGCTTGAAGGCCGTGCAGAACTTCGCGCTGGCGATCCCTGAGGGGGGACTGCACGGGCTGATCGGGCCCAACGGCGCGGGCAAGACGACGGTGTTCAACCTGCTGACAGGGGTGTACAAGCCCGACACGGGGACGGTGCGGCTGGGGGGGCAGGAGATTCAGGGGCTGCGGCCGTTCCGGATCGCGGAAGCGGGGATGGCGCGGACCTTCCAGAACATCCGCCTGTTCGGCGAGCTGAGCGTGCTGGAGAACGTGAAGCTGGCGAGCCACGTGCGCGTGCGGCACTCGATGTTCGGGGCGGTGCTGCGGTCGCCCTTGCACGTGGGCGAGGAGCGGGCGATTACGCAGCGCTCGATGGAGTTGCTCAAGGTGTTCGCGCTGGAGGGGCGGGCGGAGGAGCAGGCGCGGAACCTGCCGTACGGGGACCAGCGGAAGCTGGAGATCGCCAGGGCGCTGGCGACCAACCCCAAGGTGCTGCTGCTGGACGAGCCCGCGGCCGGGATGAACACGCGCGAGAAGGCCGACCTGCGGGGGCTGATCCGGCAGGTGCGCGAGCAGTTCAAGGTGACCATCCTGCTGATCGAGCACGACATGGGACTGGTGATGGACGTGTGCGAGCGGATCACGGTGCTGGACTATGGCGTGGTGATCGCGGAGGGGACGCCGGCGGAGGTGCAGGTGAACCCGAAGGTGATCCAGGCGTACCTGGGCTCGACGGAGGAGGAGGCGGCGGAGGAGGCGCGGAAGGAGCGCGAGCACGCAGGGGTGGTGCACACGCCGCGGAGCGCGGGGCCGGTGACGGAGGCGATGTCGCCGCGGAAGACGGCGGAGCAGCAGGGGAGGGGTGAGTAA
- a CDS encoding S8 family serine peptidase → MPTPVTLLVPAFTVAALSATAPAQLLDDAPPAVDAAAQVHRPDAAAVTFRADLTIRLRNSRPDDLGTGALAILHNLLDELHAKGVRWERAYAHLTEDQLDHMHARAEAYWQRPIANLNNQFNLFLPADHAAKGLNLADICKQLESFTAVRRAEPHLTGINNDPLPPSYTANQRYFNPAPMGINNTDLHTWPGGRGQGVTVVDVERQWNVNHAEFTGRLLRAGPPTSGDPSASSNDHGTAVMGVLVSDSSTWGTTGAVPDATPYYAHVYIAGLYDVAAAITNAAAVTGPGGVILIEQHMIGPASNYVPMEWRLDCYNAIRTAVGNGIVVCEAAGNGNQNLDAAIYQTGNGGHYPFQSANDSGAIMVGAGAAGFGGTTTARSRLQFSNYGATVDLQGWGEQVFTIGYGNFYSVEGVNLRYTNSFSGTSSATPIVSAAAAQLQGVHRAVTGQWLTPAQVKDLLRATATPQQAGTYPVSQNIGPQPDVRAALMLALGPDCNANNRPDRIDIAMGAPDANANNIPDTCEPLRTCDPDFNGDGDTATDQDIEAFFACIGGHCCPTCASPDFNNDGDTATDQDIESFFRVIGGGPC, encoded by the coding sequence ATGCCCACGCCTGTAACCCTGCTCGTCCCTGCGTTCACGGTTGCAGCGCTTTCCGCGACTGCTCCCGCGCAGCTGCTGGATGACGCTCCGCCCGCCGTCGACGCGGCCGCTCAGGTCCACCGCCCCGACGCCGCCGCCGTCACCTTCCGCGCTGACCTCACCATCCGCCTCCGCAACAGCCGCCCCGACGACCTCGGCACCGGCGCCCTCGCCATCCTCCACAACCTCCTCGACGAGCTCCACGCCAAAGGCGTCCGATGGGAGCGCGCCTACGCCCACCTCACCGAGGACCAGCTCGACCACATGCACGCCCGTGCCGAGGCGTATTGGCAGCGCCCAATCGCCAATCTCAACAACCAGTTCAACCTCTTCCTCCCCGCCGATCACGCGGCCAAGGGCCTGAACCTCGCCGACATCTGCAAGCAGCTCGAGTCCTTCACCGCCGTGCGCCGCGCCGAGCCCCACCTGACCGGCATCAACAACGACCCCCTCCCGCCCAGCTACACCGCCAACCAGCGCTACTTCAACCCCGCTCCCATGGGCATCAACAACACCGACCTGCACACCTGGCCCGGCGGGCGTGGCCAGGGCGTCACCGTCGTCGACGTCGAGCGCCAGTGGAATGTGAACCACGCCGAGTTCACCGGCCGCCTCCTCCGCGCCGGCCCGCCCACCAGCGGCGACCCCAGCGCCTCCAGCAACGACCACGGCACCGCCGTCATGGGCGTGCTCGTCTCCGATAGCAGCACGTGGGGCACCACCGGCGCCGTGCCCGACGCCACGCCCTACTACGCCCACGTCTACATCGCCGGCCTTTACGACGTTGCCGCGGCGATCACCAACGCCGCCGCCGTCACCGGCCCCGGCGGCGTGATCCTCATCGAGCAGCACATGATCGGCCCCGCCTCCAACTACGTCCCCATGGAGTGGCGCCTCGACTGCTACAACGCCATCCGCACCGCCGTGGGCAACGGCATCGTCGTGTGCGAGGCCGCGGGGAACGGCAACCAGAACCTGGACGCCGCCATCTACCAGACCGGCAACGGCGGGCACTACCCCTTCCAGTCCGCCAACGACTCGGGCGCGATCATGGTCGGCGCCGGGGCCGCGGGCTTCGGGGGCACCACCACCGCCCGCTCGCGCCTGCAGTTCTCCAACTACGGCGCCACCGTCGACCTCCAGGGCTGGGGCGAGCAGGTCTTCACCATCGGCTACGGCAACTTCTACAGCGTCGAGGGCGTGAACCTCCGCTACACCAACTCCTTCAGCGGCACCTCCAGCGCCACGCCCATCGTCAGCGCCGCGGCCGCGCAGCTCCAGGGCGTGCACCGCGCCGTCACCGGCCAGTGGCTCACGCCCGCGCAGGTCAAGGACCTCCTCCGGGCCACCGCCACGCCGCAGCAGGCCGGCACGTACCCGGTCTCCCAGAACATCGGCCCCCAGCCCGACGTCCGCGCCGCCCTCATGCTCGCCCTCGGGCCCGACTGCAACGCCAACAACCGCCCCGACCGAATCGACATCGCCATGGGCGCCCCCGACGCCAACGCCAACAACATCCCCGACACCTGCGAACCGCTCCGCACCTGCGACCCCGACTTCAACGGTGACGGCGACACCGCCACCGACCAGGACATCGAGGCCTTCTTCGCCTGCATCGGCGGCCACTGCTGCCCCACCTGCGCCAGCCCCGACTTCAACAACGACGGCGACACCGCCACCGACCAGGACATCGAGTCATTTTTCCGCGTCATCGGCGGCGGCCCCTGCTAG
- a CDS encoding DoxX family membrane protein — translation MACKCTSASLGPLILRTALAVVFIWAGLTKVLATTEVTGKDVTLLKEMGVTPKTATVDGVTGTPAAASSDKLEVSLAYTLALHLRKLEQPQGEQQITLWPKALTQDRWPVWAAYACTFTELVGGALLLIGGLTRLAAFGIATTMMTAMWLTVIGPAIASGKTHLGFLPDTEPLLGGNFMMVQFQFTLCLAAWALVFLGCGALGLDNALFGRGKKPSKPKPAAPAEE, via the coding sequence ATGGCCTGCAAGTGCACCAGCGCCTCCCTCGGCCCCCTCATCCTCCGCACCGCCCTCGCCGTGGTCTTTATCTGGGCGGGCCTGACCAAGGTCCTCGCTACCACCGAGGTCACCGGCAAGGACGTCACCCTGCTCAAGGAGATGGGCGTCACTCCTAAGACCGCGACCGTTGACGGCGTCACCGGCACGCCCGCCGCGGCGTCCTCGGACAAGCTCGAGGTCTCGCTCGCCTACACCCTCGCCCTGCACCTGCGGAAACTCGAGCAGCCGCAGGGTGAGCAGCAGATCACGCTGTGGCCCAAGGCCCTGACGCAGGACCGCTGGCCGGTGTGGGCCGCGTACGCGTGCACGTTTACCGAGCTCGTGGGCGGGGCCCTGCTGCTGATCGGTGGCCTCACCCGCCTGGCGGCCTTCGGAATCGCCACCACCATGATGACCGCGATGTGGCTGACCGTGATCGGCCCGGCAATCGCCAGCGGCAAGACGCACCTGGGCTTCCTGCCTGACACCGAGCCGCTGCTGGGGGGCAACTTCATGATGGTCCAGTTCCAGTTCACGCTGTGCCTGGCCGCGTGGGCCCTCGTTTTCCTCGGCTGCGGCGCCCTGGGCCTGGACAACGCCCTCTTCGGGCGCGGCAAGAAGCCCTCCAAGCCCAAGCCGGCGGCGCCGGCGGAGGAATAA
- a CDS encoding ABC transporter substrate-binding protein, protein MKRAASVAKVLGLAALMGLAGVVGCKDKSGTGGGTAGGGNAGGSGNKSGEVLIGHFGSLTGSEATFGQSTDNGIKLAIEEVNAAGGVDIGGTKRKVRLVSEDTEGKPEKAGPVVTKLITKDEVVAVLGEVASSVSLAGAPICQQYGVPMITPSSTNPDVTKKGDMIFRVCFIDPFQGLACAKFARNDLKANKVAVLFDQASAYSVGLKDEFAKAFKAAGGEVVSEQAYTKGASDFNAQLARIRESSPDVIFVPGYYTDVANVAIQARKLGMTMPLLGGDGWDSENLAKNAGQAIEGSFYSNHYAPDQPTPEIQEFVTKYKSKFGGTPDGLAALGYDAARLLFQAMDQADSVDGSKLRDAIASTKGFKGVTGVISINAERDAVKPAVIVEMKGGVPVWRATVEP, encoded by the coding sequence ATGAAGCGTGCGGCGAGCGTGGCGAAGGTGCTTGGTCTGGCGGCCCTGATGGGTCTGGCGGGCGTGGTGGGGTGCAAGGACAAGTCCGGGACAGGCGGCGGCACGGCTGGAGGGGGCAACGCCGGGGGTAGTGGGAACAAGTCCGGCGAGGTGCTGATCGGGCACTTCGGGTCACTGACGGGGTCCGAGGCGACCTTCGGGCAGTCGACGGACAACGGGATCAAGCTGGCGATCGAGGAAGTGAACGCCGCGGGCGGCGTGGACATCGGCGGCACCAAGCGCAAGGTGCGGCTGGTGAGCGAGGACACCGAGGGCAAGCCGGAGAAGGCGGGGCCCGTGGTGACCAAGCTGATCACCAAGGATGAGGTGGTGGCGGTGCTGGGGGAGGTGGCGAGCAGCGTGTCGCTGGCGGGTGCGCCGATCTGCCAGCAGTACGGCGTGCCGATGATCACGCCGAGCTCGACCAACCCGGACGTGACCAAGAAGGGCGACATGATCTTCCGGGTGTGCTTCATCGACCCGTTCCAGGGGCTGGCGTGCGCGAAGTTCGCGCGCAACGACCTCAAGGCGAACAAGGTGGCGGTGCTGTTCGATCAGGCGTCGGCGTACTCGGTGGGGCTGAAGGACGAGTTCGCCAAGGCGTTCAAGGCCGCGGGCGGCGAGGTGGTGAGCGAGCAGGCGTACACCAAGGGGGCGAGCGACTTCAACGCGCAGCTGGCGCGGATCCGGGAGAGCAGCCCGGACGTGATCTTCGTGCCGGGGTACTACACCGACGTGGCGAACGTGGCGATCCAGGCCCGCAAGCTGGGGATGACGATGCCGCTGCTGGGCGGGGACGGCTGGGACAGCGAGAACCTGGCGAAGAACGCGGGGCAGGCGATCGAGGGCAGCTTCTACAGCAACCACTACGCCCCCGACCAGCCCACGCCCGAGATCCAGGAGTTCGTGACCAAGTACAAGAGCAAGTTCGGCGGCACGCCGGACGGGCTCGCGGCCCTGGGGTACGACGCGGCCCGGCTGCTGTTCCAGGCGATGGACCAGGCCGATAGCGTGGACGGCAGCAAGCTGCGCGACGCGATCGCCTCAACCAAGGGGTTCAAGGGCGTGACGGGCGTGATCTCGATCAACGCCGAGCGTGATGCGGTGAAGCCCGCGGTGATCGTGGAGATGAAGGGCGGGGTGCCGGTGTGGCGGGCGACGGTCGAACCGTAA